In the Acidobacteriota bacterium genome, AGGCAACCACTCAAAGATGACCAGGTCCACGGACAGGCCCATTGCAGGACTGTTGGCTGACCTGAAGGCTCGCGGCCTGCTCGAGGAGACTCTGGTGGTATGGGGAGGCGAGTTCGGACGGACTCCCTTCAACGAAAAGGGAAACGGTCGAGATCACAACCCGTGGGGATTCACCATCTGGATGGCGGGGGCCGGAATCAAGGGCGGACAGGTGATAGGAAGCACAGACGAAATTGGGCTTCGGGCGGCTGAGCGGCCTTGTCATGTCCACGACATTCACGCTACCATCCTGCATGCGCTGGGCCTGAACCATCTCAACTTGACCTATTTGCACAACGGCAGGTCGGAGCGAGCCACCATCAACGGCGGAGAAGTGATCGAAGAGGCTTTCGCCTGAGGGAAGTGCAGGTCAGGTCTTTCCGCCCCGGCAGTCTTCGCAGGGGCAAATCTCCCGCAAATAGGAGTAGGAGTAGATTCCGTCGGCATGCCCGTCATTCCAGTGGAACTGGATGGCGTAATGGCCGACGGGAGTGGCTCCCGTGGCGGCAATCGGGCCCTTTCCGAGGATCGGAAAGGGATCGGGCTCGGTCTTGACGACGGGGGGAGTGTCGCGGCAGATGGCGCAGGGGCATCGCCGGCGGAGGAAGGCGTAGGAATAGGTGCAGGCATGTCCGTCGCTCCACCTGACAGCCACGCCGCCAGGAGCCGAGAGTTTGATGGAAACAGGAACCACTCTCAGACCTCGATGGTCGGAGTCTGAACGGCGGCATGGTTGGCGATGCTGACCCGCGCGGCCACGGCAGCGGCGATGGCCTGAAAGGCTTCACGGCCGGAACTGCGACCCAGAACCGTGGGTTCGCCGCTGTCGCTGGCAAGCCGGATCTCGCTGCTCAGGGGAATCTCACCCAGGAAAGGAAAGCCCATCTCACGGCTGGCCTGGCTGGCGCCCCCGTGACCGAAAATATCGTCCCGGCGCCCGCAGTGAGCGCAGGTGTAGAAGCTCATGTTTTCGACCACCCCCAGGATGGGCGTATTGAGTTTCTTGAACATGGCGATGGCTTTGGAGGCCACTTTGAGGGCAAGGTCCTGAGGGGTGGAGACGATGACGGCGCCCGTCAGGGGGATGGTCTGACACAGACTGAGCTGGATATCCCCGGTTCCGGGCGGCAAGTCGATTACCAGGTAGTCCAGATCCCCCCATTCCACCTCTCCCAAAAACTGGTGAATCATCTTGTGCAGCATGGGGCCTCTCCAGATCACGGCCTCGTTCTTGGGAAGAAAATAGCCCATGGATATCATCTTGACCTTGTGGACTACCGGCGGGACGATCCGGTTTCCGACCACCTGAGGTGTATGCGAGGAGCCCATCAGGGTAGGGAGGCTGGGTCCGTAGACATCGGCATCCATCAGTCCCACCCGGGCTCCGCACTCCATCAGTGCGGCAGCCAGATTGGCGGCGACGGTGGATTTTCCCACGCCGCCCTTTCCGCTGGCCACCGCGATGGTGTTGCTTACCCCAGGTATCAGGGTTCGGCTCTGGGAGCCCTGCCGGCGAGTCACCTTGAAGCTCATTTCCACGGAGACCGAGCGGACTCCCTCGAGCGATCCGACCAGGCGTTCGGCTTCCGC is a window encoding:
- a CDS encoding DUF971 domain-containing protein, with amino-acid sequence MVPVSIKLSAPGGVAVRWSDGHACTYSYAFLRRRCPCAICRDTPPVVKTEPDPFPILGKGPIAATGATPVGHYAIQFHWNDGHADGIYSYSYLREICPCEDCRGGKT
- a CDS encoding Mrp/NBP35 family ATP-binding protein, translated to MALFEKNGGVSPQQVLQTLKSIRDPDLQEDIVGMNFVKNLTVKGSRVAFTIELANPACPVKDQIKAEAERLVGSLEGVRSVSVEMSFKVTRRQGSQSRTLIPGVSNTIAVASGKGGVGKSTVAANLAAALMECGARVGLMDADVYGPSLPTLMGSSHTPQVVGNRIVPPVVHKVKMISMGYFLPKNEAVIWRGPMLHKMIHQFLGEVEWGDLDYLVIDLPPGTGDIQLSLCQTIPLTGAVIVSTPQDLALKVASKAIAMFKKLNTPILGVVENMSFYTCAHCGRRDDIFGHGGASQASREMGFPFLGEIPLSSEIRLASDSGEPTVLGRSSGREAFQAIAAAVAARVSIANHAAVQTPTIEV